In the genome of Bradyrhizobium arachidis, one region contains:
- the ubiE gene encoding bifunctional demethylmenaquinone methyltransferase/2-methoxy-6-polyprenyl-1,4-benzoquinol methylase UbiE, with product MDRPGETTHFGFRDVPLGDKQTLVNDVFHSVASRYDLMNDLMSGGLHRVWKDIMINTLNPPKGDRPFALLDVAGGTGDISFRAAKAAGPGFHATVCDINSGMLDVGRERAAKQHLDTQVDFVEGNAEALAFADRSFDAYTIAFGIRNVPRIDLALREAYRVLRPGSRFLCLEFSTVEVPGLDRIYDLFSFKVIPPLGRMVTGDAESYQYLVESIRKFPKPNAFADMIRDAGFARVSWQTLSGGIVALHSGWRL from the coding sequence ATGGATCGGCCGGGCGAAACCACGCATTTTGGCTTCAGGGACGTTCCCCTGGGGGACAAGCAGACGCTGGTGAACGATGTGTTTCACAGCGTGGCGTCGCGCTATGATTTGATGAACGATTTGATGTCCGGTGGCCTGCACCGGGTCTGGAAGGACATCATGATCAACACCCTCAACCCACCCAAGGGCGACCGGCCGTTCGCGTTGCTCGACGTGGCCGGCGGCACCGGTGACATCTCGTTCCGCGCCGCCAAGGCGGCGGGCCCGGGCTTCCATGCCACCGTCTGCGACATCAATTCCGGGATGCTCGACGTCGGCCGTGAGCGCGCCGCCAAGCAACATCTCGATACCCAGGTCGATTTCGTCGAGGGCAATGCCGAGGCGCTCGCCTTCGCCGACCGCAGCTTCGATGCATATACGATCGCTTTCGGCATTCGCAACGTGCCGCGGATCGACCTTGCGCTGCGCGAGGCCTATCGCGTGCTCAGGCCCGGCAGCCGTTTCCTGTGCCTGGAATTCTCCACCGTCGAGGTGCCCGGGCTCGACCGGATCTACGACCTGTTCTCGTTCAAGGTGATCCCGCCGCTCGGCCGCATGGTCACCGGCGATGCCGAGTCCTATCAATATCTGGTCGAATCGATCCGCAAGTTTCCCAAGCCCAACGCCTTCGCCGACATGATCCGCGACGCCGGCTTCGCCCGCGTCAGCTGGCAGACATTGTCCGGCGGCATCGTCGCTCTGCATTCGGGCTGGCGTTTGTGA
- the ubiB gene encoding 2-polyprenylphenol 6-hydroxylase: protein MISAFTHIARLIRAAFVFAREGVFGSVDPSLVPPPGQLALKLARIVERRGVKQGPRISRALTRMGPAYLKLGQFLATRPDVVGFNMARDLESLQDRLPPFPQAEAEAAIATSLERPLKDVFASFGPAVAAASIAQVHRGEVLRDGICKPVAVKVLRPHVAARFRRDLSDFFFVAHKAETYSAEARRLRLIEVINTMSRSVAMEMDLRLEAAALSEMAENTQDDPDFRVPTVDWDRTTHNVLTMEWIDGIALNDHKRLEEAQVDLPDLGRKVIQSFLRHALRDGFFHADMHPGNLFLDEAGRLVAVDFGIMGRLGMKERRFLAEILLGFITRDYRRVAEVHFEAGYVPAHHSVENFAQAIRAIGEPIHNRTAEEISMARLLTLLLEVTGLFDMTTRPELILLQKTMVVVEGVARAFDPKLDIWKIADPVVREWIERNLGPIGRVQGALAGGGDLARVLMRLPDIAQRSVAVLEQLETMTREGIRLSPESIAAMGRSEGRKNRWRTVALWIIAATFIGILIAVRNL from the coding sequence GTGATCTCTGCCTTTACCCACATTGCGCGCCTGATCCGCGCCGCGTTCGTATTTGCGCGCGAGGGCGTGTTCGGCTCGGTCGATCCCAGCCTGGTGCCGCCGCCCGGCCAGCTTGCGCTGAAGCTTGCGCGCATCGTCGAGCGGCGCGGCGTCAAGCAGGGCCCGCGGATCTCGCGCGCACTGACGCGGATGGGCCCGGCCTATCTCAAGCTCGGCCAGTTCCTGGCGACCCGCCCCGACGTGGTCGGCTTCAACATGGCGCGCGACCTGGAAAGCCTCCAGGACCGCCTGCCGCCGTTTCCGCAGGCGGAGGCGGAAGCTGCCATCGCGACGTCGCTGGAGCGGCCGCTCAAGGACGTGTTTGCCAGCTTCGGCCCGGCGGTCGCAGCCGCCTCGATCGCGCAAGTGCATCGCGGCGAGGTGCTGCGCGATGGCATTTGCAAGCCTGTCGCGGTCAAGGTGCTCAGGCCGCACGTGGCCGCGCGCTTCCGCCGCGACCTCTCCGACTTCTTCTTCGTCGCGCACAAGGCCGAGACCTATTCGGCCGAGGCGCGGCGCCTGCGTCTGATCGAGGTCATCAACACCATGTCGCGCTCGGTCGCGATGGAGATGGACCTGCGGCTCGAGGCTGCCGCGTTGTCCGAGATGGCGGAGAACACGCAGGACGATCCCGATTTCCGCGTGCCGACCGTCGACTGGGACCGCACCACGCACAACGTGCTGACCATGGAGTGGATCGACGGCATCGCGCTGAACGATCACAAGCGCCTGGAAGAGGCGCAGGTCGACCTGCCCGATCTCGGCCGCAAGGTGATCCAGAGCTTCCTGCGCCACGCGCTGCGCGACGGCTTCTTCCATGCCGACATGCATCCGGGCAATCTGTTCCTGGATGAGGCCGGCCGCCTGGTCGCGGTCGATTTCGGCATCATGGGCCGGCTCGGGATGAAGGAGCGGCGCTTCCTCGCCGAGATCCTGCTCGGTTTCATCACCCGCGATTATCGCCGCGTCGCCGAGGTGCATTTCGAGGCGGGCTACGTGCCCGCGCATCACTCGGTCGAGAATTTCGCGCAGGCGATCCGCGCCATCGGCGAGCCCATCCACAACCGCACCGCCGAGGAGATCTCGATGGCGCGGCTCTTGACGCTGCTGCTCGAGGTCACCGGCCTGTTCGACATGACGACGCGGCCCGAATTGATCCTGCTGCAGAAAACCATGGTGGTGGTCGAGGGCGTGGCGCGCGCCTTTGATCCCAAGCTCGACATCTGGAAGATCGCCGACCCCGTGGTGCGGGAATGGATCGAGCGTAACCTCGGTCCGATCGGCCGGGTGCAGGGCGCGCTCGCCGGCGGCGGCGACCTCGCCCGCGTGCTGATGCGCCTGCCCGACATCGCCCAGCGCTCGGTCGCGGTGCTCGAGCAGCTCGAGACCATGACGCGGGAGGGCATCCGGCTGTCGCCGGAGAGCATCGCCGCCATGGGCCGCAGCGAGGGCCGCAAGAACCGTTGGCGCACCGTGGCGCTCTGGATCATCGCCGCGACCTTCATCGGGATCCTGATCGCCGTCCGGAATCTGTGA
- the coaBC gene encoding bifunctional phosphopantothenoylcysteine decarboxylase/phosphopantothenate--cysteine ligase CoaBC: MASLTIRKLDEGVKTYLRLRSAKNRRSVEEEVRIILGELIQGHEEPLTPMAAPPDHAPAPVSQRTGAVPEASVTLIIGGGIAAYKSLDLIRRLKERRVEVRCVLTKAAQQFVTPLAVSALSHERVYTDLFDPQSEFDAGHIRLARDCDLIVVAPATADLIAKMANGHADDLASAILLATNRKILLAPAMNPLMWNNAATRRNVAQVQRDGVVLIGPNSGEMAEAGEAGVGRMSEAIEIATAAERLLRPPVPRPLAGKRVLITAGPTHEPIDPVRYIANRSSGKQGFAIAAAAQAAGAEVILVSGPVDLDDPAGVTVKHVESARQMLEQVQAALPADIAIFAAAVADWRVANEGEQKLKKTSAGMPPLQLVENPDILATISKLTDKRPPLVIGFAAETEHLIDNAKSKLARKGCDWIVANDVSPATGVMGGDRNTVHLISRKNGEKDGEIAVDSWPVMTKEQVAIELVAHVAKSVTGKSLESAS; this comes from the coding sequence ATGGCAAGCCTGACCATCCGCAAGCTCGATGAGGGCGTCAAAACCTATTTGCGGCTGCGCTCGGCCAAGAACCGCAGATCGGTCGAGGAAGAGGTCCGCATCATCCTGGGCGAGCTGATCCAGGGCCACGAGGAGCCGCTGACGCCGATGGCCGCTCCCCCGGATCATGCGCCGGCTCCTGTCTCCCAGCGCACCGGCGCCGTTCCAGAGGCCAGCGTCACCCTGATCATCGGCGGCGGCATCGCGGCCTATAAATCGCTCGACCTGATCCGCAGGCTGAAGGAACGCCGCGTCGAGGTCCGCTGCGTGCTGACCAAGGCCGCGCAGCAATTCGTCACGCCGCTGGCGGTGAGCGCGCTCTCGCATGAGCGCGTCTATACCGACCTGTTCGATCCCCAGAGCGAGTTCGACGCCGGCCACATTCGTCTGGCGCGCGACTGCGATCTGATCGTGGTGGCGCCCGCGACGGCGGACCTCATCGCGAAGATGGCGAACGGCCATGCCGACGATCTCGCCAGCGCCATCCTGCTCGCGACCAACCGCAAGATTCTGCTGGCGCCGGCGATGAACCCGCTGATGTGGAACAACGCGGCGACGCGGCGCAACGTCGCGCAGGTGCAGCGCGACGGCGTGGTGCTGATCGGACCCAATTCCGGTGAGATGGCGGAAGCGGGCGAAGCCGGTGTCGGCCGCATGTCGGAAGCCATCGAGATCGCCACCGCCGCCGAGCGGCTGCTGCGGCCGCCGGTGCCGCGCCCGCTCGCCGGCAAGCGCGTGCTGATCACCGCGGGTCCGACGCATGAGCCGATCGATCCGGTGCGCTACATCGCCAACCGCTCCTCCGGCAAGCAGGGTTTTGCCATTGCCGCCGCAGCGCAGGCCGCGGGCGCCGAGGTGATCCTGGTCAGCGGCCCCGTCGATCTCGACGATCCCGCCGGTGTCACCGTCAAGCATGTCGAATCCGCCCGGCAGATGCTGGAGCAGGTGCAGGCCGCACTGCCCGCCGACATCGCGATCTTCGCGGCCGCCGTGGCTGACTGGCGCGTCGCCAATGAGGGCGAGCAGAAGCTGAAGAAGACCTCGGCCGGCATGCCGCCACTTCAGCTGGTCGAGAATCCCGACATCCTCGCCACGATCTCGAAACTGACCGACAAGCGCCCGCCGCTGGTGATCGGCTTTGCTGCCGAGACCGAGCATCTGATCGACAACGCCAAGTCGAAGCTCGCCCGCAAGGGCTGCGACTGGATCGTCGCCAACGACGTCTCGCCCGCAACCGGCGTGATGGGCGGCGACCGCAATACGGTCCACCTCATCAGCCGCAAGAATGGTGAGAAGGACGGCGAGATTGCTGTTGATTCCTGGCCGGTGATGACCAAGGAACAGGTCGCCATCGAACTGGTCGCGCATGTCGCAAAGAGCGTGACCGGCAAATCCCTGGAGTCCGCATCTTGA
- the dut gene encoding dUTP diphosphatase yields MSTKVTVELQRLAHAEGLPLPAYQTAEAAGLDLMAAVPESEPLTLAPGQYALVPTGLAIALPPGFEAQVRPRSGLAAKHGVTVLNSPGTIDADYRGEIKVILINHGTAPFVIKRGERIAQMVIAPVVQAALVPVATLSATDRGAGGFGSTGR; encoded by the coding sequence TTGAGCACGAAAGTCACGGTCGAACTGCAACGCCTCGCCCATGCCGAGGGCCTGCCGCTGCCGGCCTATCAGACCGCGGAGGCCGCCGGGCTCGATTTGATGGCTGCAGTTCCAGAGAGCGAGCCGCTGACGCTCGCGCCCGGCCAATATGCGCTGGTGCCGACGGGCCTTGCGATCGCATTGCCGCCCGGCTTTGAAGCCCAGGTGCGGCCGCGCTCGGGCCTTGCCGCCAAGCACGGCGTCACGGTGCTGAACTCGCCGGGCACGATCGATGCGGACTATCGCGGCGAGATCAAGGTGATCCTGATCAATCACGGCACCGCGCCGTTCGTGATCAAGCGCGGCGAGCGCATCGCGCAGATGGTGATCGCACCCGTGGTGCAGGCCGCGCTGGTTCCGGTGGCGACATTGTCGGCGACCGATCGCGGCGCCGGCGGTTTTGGTTCGACTGGGCGCTGA
- a CDS encoding sensor histidine kinase — MSGVIVSMRRTLLSCTSLARNSLLGGALAALLPAAPAEAADLIDTLSTLLDFNRQELAVLATALALLGFSVMAAILLMRTRVRTADNEARLLARIGELQLQADRYGALLFAEPQIMISWPAGDNRAQITGDISMVMPRDSSPQRVLAFGTWLPPEPALQMDHAVDALRERGDGFQLTLTTAHGHTLEAIGRAIGGQAIVRIRELSGLRRDLAETHLRYKALSDETEMLRGFAAAAPWPIWAKAANGALTYANPAYVRATEAASIADAHERKLELLDSADRTAMERGLKDAASFTSRLPIVVSGERRMYDVRAVNVGSNSVGVAIDASEADALSSALVRMAEAHRRTLDQLSSGVAVFDGHRRLAFYNDSYRRLWDLDRTFLDANPDDSSVLDQLRAARKLQEQPDFRAWKAKLHEAYRAVEATHDTWYLPNGRALSVVTTPNPEGGVTYLFDDVTESLDLARRFDGLIRVQRETLDSLAEGVAVFGSNGKAQLFNPAFVRMWKLSSDAMRDEPHIQTVEGWCHQLFDDAVVWRQIREAITSIENRGDVPLKLERKDGSVLDGMIRPLHDGATMLTFQDITDTENVERALRERNEALEAADQMKVDFVHHVSYELRSPLTTIIGFAHFLSDPSTGPLTPKQAEYLDYVTKSTNALLALTNNILDLATIDAGAMKLELGPVDVSKTIELAAEGIQDRLATDRIRLKVEIAPDIGSFVGDEKRVVQVLYNLLANAVGFSPQDSTVGISARRTERSVVFTVTDSGPGIPADMKDKVFNWFESRSQGSRHRGAGLGLSLVRSFVELHGGKVRVDSIVGRGTVVICDFPTDQAAHRDAAE, encoded by the coding sequence ATGTCAGGCGTGATCGTGTCGATGCGTCGGACGCTGCTGTCGTGCACATCGTTGGCGCGCAACAGCTTGTTGGGAGGCGCTCTCGCAGCGCTGCTGCCGGCTGCGCCGGCCGAGGCCGCCGACCTCATCGACACCCTCTCCACATTGCTGGATTTCAACCGGCAGGAACTCGCAGTGCTCGCCACTGCGCTGGCTCTGCTCGGCTTCTCGGTGATGGCCGCGATCTTGTTGATGCGCACGCGCGTGCGCACGGCGGACAACGAGGCGCGGCTGCTCGCGCGGATCGGCGAACTCCAGCTCCAGGCCGACCGCTATGGCGCGCTGCTGTTCGCCGAACCGCAGATCATGATCTCGTGGCCGGCCGGCGACAACCGCGCCCAGATTACCGGCGACATCTCGATGGTGATGCCGCGCGATTCCTCGCCGCAGCGCGTGCTGGCGTTCGGAACCTGGCTGCCGCCGGAACCCGCGCTGCAGATGGACCACGCGGTCGATGCGCTGCGCGAGCGCGGCGACGGGTTCCAGCTGACGCTGACCACCGCGCATGGCCACACCCTCGAGGCCATCGGCCGCGCCATCGGCGGCCAGGCCATTGTCAGGATTCGCGAACTGTCCGGACTGCGGCGCGATCTGGCCGAGACCCATCTGCGCTACAAGGCGCTCTCGGACGAGACCGAGATGCTGCGCGGCTTCGCCGCCGCCGCGCCCTGGCCGATCTGGGCCAAGGCCGCGAACGGTGCGTTGACCTACGCCAACCCGGCCTATGTCCGTGCGACCGAGGCCGCCAGCATCGCCGATGCCCATGAGCGCAAGCTCGAGCTGCTCGACAGCGCCGACCGCACCGCGATGGAGCGGGGACTGAAGGACGCCGCCAGCTTCACCTCGCGGCTGCCGATCGTCGTCAGTGGCGAGCGGCGCATGTACGACGTGCGCGCGGTCAATGTCGGCAGCAACAGTGTCGGGGTCGCGATCGACGCCAGCGAAGCGGATGCGCTGAGCTCGGCGCTGGTGCGGATGGCCGAGGCGCATCGCCGCACACTCGACCAGCTCTCCTCTGGCGTTGCCGTGTTCGACGGCCATCGGCGCCTTGCCTTCTACAACGATTCCTATCGACGGCTATGGGACCTCGACCGCACCTTCCTCGACGCCAACCCCGACGATTCCAGCGTGCTCGACCAGCTCCGCGCTGCGCGCAAATTGCAGGAGCAGCCGGATTTCCGCGCCTGGAAGGCCAAGCTGCACGAGGCCTATCGCGCGGTCGAGGCGACCCATGACACCTGGTATTTGCCGAACGGCCGCGCGCTCTCCGTCGTCACGACGCCGAATCCGGAAGGCGGCGTCACCTATCTGTTCGACGACGTCACCGAAAGCCTCGACCTCGCCCGCCGCTTCGACGGCCTGATCCGGGTCCAGCGTGAGACACTCGACAGTCTCGCCGAGGGCGTCGCGGTGTTCGGCAGCAACGGCAAGGCCCAGCTGTTCAACCCGGCCTTTGTCCGGATGTGGAAGCTCTCCAGCGACGCGATGCGCGACGAGCCCCACATCCAGACCGTCGAAGGCTGGTGCCATCAGCTGTTCGACGACGCCGTGGTCTGGCGGCAGATCCGCGAGGCCATTACCTCGATCGAGAACCGCGGCGATGTGCCGCTGAAGCTGGAGCGCAAGGACGGCAGCGTGCTCGACGGCATGATCCGCCCGCTGCATGACGGCGCCACCATGCTGACGTTCCAGGACATCACCGACACCGAGAATGTCGAGCGTGCGCTGCGCGAGCGCAACGAGGCGCTGGAGGCCGCCGACCAGATGAAGGTGGATTTCGTCCACCACGTCTCCTACGAGCTGCGCTCGCCGCTCACCACCATCATCGGCTTCGCGCATTTCCTCAGCGATCCCTCGACCGGGCCGCTGACGCCGAAACAGGCCGAATATCTCGACTACGTCACCAAATCGACCAACGCGCTGCTGGCGCTCACCAACAACATCCTCGATCTCGCCACCATCGATGCCGGCGCGATGAAGCTGGAACTCGGGCCGGTCGACGTCAGCAAGACCATCGAGCTCGCCGCGGAAGGTATCCAGGACCGGCTCGCCACCGACCGCATCCGCCTCAAGGTCGAGATCGCGCCCGATATCGGCAGCTTCGTCGGCGACGAGAAGCGCGTGGTGCAGGTGCTCTATAACCTCCTCGCCAACGCCGTCGGGTTTTCTCCACAAGATTCCACCGTCGGCATCAGTGCGCGGCGCACCGAGCGCAGCGTGGTCTTCACCGTGACAGATTCCGGGCCCGGAATACCCGCCGACATGAAGGACAAGGTGTTCAACTGGTTCGAAAGCCGCTCGCAGGGCTCGCGTCACCGCGGCGCCGGACTCGGCCTGTCGCTGGTGCGCTCCTTCGTCGAGCTGCATGGCGGCAAGGTGCGGGTGGATTCGATCGTCGGCCGGGGCACGGTCGTGATCTGCGATTTCCCGACCGACCAGGCGGCGCATCGCGACGCCGCCGAATGA
- the tsaE gene encoding tRNA (adenosine(37)-N6)-threonylcarbamoyltransferase complex ATPase subunit type 1 TsaE — MIAPTTFSVALHNETATAQLMADLALLVGPGDVITLTGDLGAGKTAAARSLIRYLAGDDELEVPSPTFTLVQGYELPPFPVMHADLYRVEDESELEEIGLSPLPDATLVLIEWPERAPSAMPEDRIDIALTHRPALGPNARAADITGYGKAAATVARLQTLREFLDASGYIDAGRKRMAGDASTRSYARLLRDDEIVILMNSPQRPDGAALYNGKSYSAAVHLAENVRPFVAIDEALRAQGISAPAIHHADLDHGFLITEDFGSEGVIEGDPPRPIAERYEAATDALAMLHGKTLPETLPLADQTYAIPVFDAEALLIEIGLMPEWYLPDRNAPLSAETRDEFFAMWRELLKKPMAAPRTWIIRDYHSPNLIWLADRAGIARVGVIDFQDTVLGPQSYDVVSLLQDARIDVPENIELTLLSRYIKARRAEDAGFDAAGFAELYAIMSAQRNTRLLGTFARLNRRDGKPHYLRHQPRIWTYLQRSLAHPALSSLRDWYLANVPPPVAQTGT, encoded by the coding sequence ATGATCGCGCCAACCACATTCTCCGTCGCGCTTCACAACGAGACGGCCACCGCGCAACTGATGGCCGATCTCGCGCTGCTGGTCGGCCCGGGCGACGTCATCACGCTCACCGGTGACCTCGGTGCCGGCAAGACCGCAGCCGCCCGCAGCCTGATCCGTTATCTCGCCGGCGACGACGAGCTGGAAGTGCCGAGCCCGACCTTCACGCTGGTGCAGGGCTACGAGCTGCCGCCCTTCCCGGTGATGCATGCCGATCTCTACCGCGTCGAGGACGAGAGCGAGCTCGAGGAGATCGGCCTGTCGCCGCTCCCCGATGCGACGCTGGTGCTGATCGAATGGCCGGAGCGTGCGCCATCGGCGATGCCGGAAGACCGCATCGACATCGCGCTGACGCATCGGCCGGCGCTCGGCCCGAATGCGCGCGCGGCCGACATCACCGGCTATGGCAAGGCTGCCGCCACTGTTGCGCGGCTGCAGACGCTGCGGGAATTCCTCGATGCGTCAGGTTACATCGACGCAGGCCGCAAGCGCATGGCGGGTGACGCCTCCACCCGCTCCTATGCGCGGCTGCTGCGCGATGACGAGATCGTCATCCTCATGAATTCTCCGCAGCGGCCTGATGGCGCGGCACTCTACAACGGAAAGTCCTACAGCGCCGCGGTGCATCTCGCCGAGAACGTCAGGCCGTTCGTCGCGATCGACGAAGCCCTGCGCGCGCAAGGAATTTCGGCGCCGGCGATCCATCATGCCGATCTCGACCACGGCTTCCTGATCACCGAGGATTTCGGCAGCGAAGGCGTGATCGAAGGCGATCCGCCGCGACCGATCGCCGAACGCTACGAGGCCGCGACCGACGCGCTCGCCATGCTGCACGGCAAGACGCTGCCGGAGACATTGCCGCTGGCGGATCAGACCTATGCCATTCCCGTCTTCGACGCCGAGGCGCTGCTGATCGAGATCGGCTTGATGCCGGAATGGTATCTGCCCGACCGCAACGCGCCGCTGAGCGCGGAGACGCGCGACGAATTTTTCGCGATGTGGCGCGAGCTTTTGAAGAAGCCGATGGCTGCGCCGAGAACCTGGATCATCCGCGACTATCATTCGCCCAATCTGATTTGGCTCGCGGACCGCGCCGGCATCGCGCGTGTCGGCGTGATCGATTTCCAGGATACCGTGCTCGGACCGCAATCCTATGACGTGGTCTCGCTGCTGCAGGATGCCCGCATCGACGTGCCCGAGAATATCGAGCTCACGCTGCTGTCGCGCTACATCAAGGCGCGCCGCGCCGAGGATGCAGGCTTCGACGCGGCAGGCTTTGCCGAGCTCTACGCCATCATGTCGGCGCAGCGGAACACGCGCCTGCTCGGCACCTTCGCCCGGCTCAACCGCCGCGACGGTAAGCCGCATTATCTGCGCCATCAGCCGCGGATCTGGACCTATCTCCAGCGCTCCCTCGCGCATCCGGCGCTCAGCTCCTTGCGCGACTGGTATCTCGCCAACGTGCCGCCGCCGGTAGCCCAGACTGGAACCTGA
- a CDS encoding PilZ domain-containing protein encodes MAVKTDQRGNSRVVFERGIPAQMMGIDGTWRRDCTMEDVSESGAKLTIDGSVEGLHLKEFFLLLSSTGLAYRRCELAWVNGDQIGVNFLKLGDKKKKARSTSVGA; translated from the coding sequence ATGGCGGTGAAGACGGACCAGCGCGGCAACAGCCGGGTTGTTTTCGAACGCGGGATTCCGGCCCAGATGATGGGGATCGACGGGACCTGGCGACGCGACTGCACCATGGAGGACGTCTCCGAGAGCGGCGCCAAGCTGACCATCGACGGCTCGGTCGAAGGACTCCACCTGAAAGAATTTTTCCTGCTGCTGTCGTCAACCGGACTCGCGTACCGGCGCTGCGAGCTGGCCTGGGTCAATGGCGACCAGATCGGCGTCAATTTCCTGAAGCTTGGCGACAAGAAGAAAAAGGCGCGTTCCACATCTGTTGGGGCGTGA
- a CDS encoding nucleotidyltransferase family protein, whose amino-acid sequence MSVKPTKAMVLAAGFGLRMRPLTDKMPKPLVRVAGQPLLDHVLDKLGQAGVTDAVVNVHYLPDQIIDHTASRKHPRVTISDERDQVLGTGGGVVKALPLLGDAPFFHVNSDTLWIDGVRSNLARLAENFDPARMDILLLMAPTATSIGYSGRGDYGMTPDGALRKRKEKEIVPFVYAGAAILSPAIFTDAPQGEFSLTKMFDRANEQERLFGLRLDGVWMHVGTPDAVHAAEEAFLESVA is encoded by the coding sequence ATGTCCGTCAAACCGACCAAAGCCATGGTGCTCGCCGCAGGGTTCGGCCTGCGCATGCGTCCGTTGACGGATAAGATGCCAAAGCCCCTGGTGCGGGTGGCGGGCCAGCCGCTGCTCGACCATGTGCTCGACAAGCTCGGTCAGGCCGGCGTCACCGATGCCGTGGTCAACGTGCACTATCTGCCGGACCAGATCATCGACCACACCGCATCCCGCAAACATCCGCGCGTGACCATCTCGGACGAGCGCGACCAGGTGCTCGGCACCGGCGGCGGCGTGGTCAAGGCGCTGCCGCTGCTCGGCGATGCGCCGTTCTTCCACGTCAACTCCGACACGCTGTGGATCGACGGCGTGCGCTCCAACCTGGCGCGGCTTGCTGAAAACTTCGATCCCGCGCGGATGGATATCCTGCTGCTGATGGCGCCGACCGCGACCAGCATCGGCTATAGCGGCCGCGGCGATTACGGCATGACGCCCGACGGTGCCCTGCGCAAGCGCAAGGAAAAAGAGATCGTTCCGTTCGTCTACGCCGGCGCTGCGATCCTGTCGCCGGCGATCTTCACTGACGCGCCGCAAGGCGAGTTCTCGCTGACCAAGATGTTCGACCGTGCCAATGAGCAGGAGCGCCTGTTCGGCCTGCGCCTCGATGGCGTCTGGATGCATGTCGGCACGCCGGATGCGGTGCATGCCGCGGAAGAGGCGTTTTTGGAGAGCGTGGCGTAA